CCCCGATCCATAATCGGACCCGAAAGGGTACCCAGGAAGAACAgtaagaagagagagagtgATCCAACCCATGAGATGTCTGAATTAGAGCGGTTGAGTGTATCGATCCAATGGGACTGGAAGATGCCAAAGGAAGAAAAGTAGCCGAAGCCATTTACCACAATGAGATGACTGACTAGGACTTGCGAGCAGGCGAGGAGGGATCCTTCTGGGACTGTGGTTTGGGTGTTCTCGGCGGGAGTCTCTTCGGATTCGGAGCTCACGAAGGGCTCCTTTGCTGCTAGGCTGCTACTGGAAGTAGAAGTAGAAGCCATCTTTGAAACTCCGAAGGAGAATTGTGGATGGAAAGATAGAAAAAATTGAGCGTCCCAGGAGATATGAGGTGGGAGAGACAGTCCTAAAACATGGGATCTGCTTTAACAGGCTCTTGTCCTCGTTTTTCCAGTCAGCATTGTAAGCTTAAGCCCACCGGTCATGCTGACGGTAGCACGCCATTCTACTGCAGGGTTGATGACACCTGCAGGGTGACTCTGCTCGGCAAAGATGACCGATGACAGATCCCGACGCGTCAATTAGGGCTACCACATGTTGTGTACTGTATTTTGTATGGTAGAATTGGAATACGGATCCAAGAATAGACAGGAATCAGGATGGAACGCAAGCGGCTGAATGAAGAGCAATGTCAGAGAAATGACAGATGTGACAGGTGACAGAGGTAATAGGGTTGACGGGAGTGACGGGAGGATAGATATTTAAACGGGAACGAAGTGGACCATTTCGTTGAAGCATCAAGCACAAttgttctcttctcttctacAGGAATCCAGAATTAGCaatcaaaaaaaagaaaactgCAAAATTTGGATACAATGgcatctctttctcttccggTTGAGCGAAAGCTGTTCAATCCACTATGGTGGAGAGAGATGCTCTTCCAGTGGCAGAGCCAGTCTCACAAgatctcctccgcctccgatGTCGATGCCGGTACTCCAGAGTCCAAAGTTGTTGAAGTTCATCAAGTCAACGCACCATCGAAGGCTTCCTCGGCTTATGACTTCGCCAAGGTCCCTAAGGATGGGGTCACCATCACCGTTACTGGTATTTATCTTCTAGTAACCCTGCTCTGTGTGTCTACTAATACCCTTACTCCTCTAGAACTTGAATCTGAAGACGACCtcgaagttgaagaagaccGAGCGGTCACTATCATCAGTGAGCCAGAGCCAACCGACTGGGACAAACTCGCCAGCGACATCCTAGATGTTATTGGGGACTATGGTCTTCATACCCAACCTAAAGATGTGGACGGACCGGTCACCGGTTGGGCTGGCAAGTCGTTCTTCATGGACAGAGTAAGGACACAGGTCGCAAAGGGACATGCTATTGAGATGATCCTCCCTGCCTTTCCTTGGAAAAGTGTAAGTAATACCCAGATATCCACGAACGAAGCATGACTAACCTGACGCTGCGCAGATCAACCAAGTGGACAAAGTTACCGGTGTTCTCCCTGACTTGGGTGAGGAGCTGGCACTGTCTCGTCTCCACCAGCTGTGCGAGGATATTAAGGTGGTTTACCCACCTGGAGGCGAGGTTCATATTGCTACAGATGGGTTGTTGTTCGACGGTATGTTTACTCTAGTTCTTGGGATCTAGCCCTGACTAACCTAGCACAGACGTGGTTGGAATCTCCGACGATAACACCTGGGCCTATGGCGACGGCCTCGTCCAAATGGCCAAGTCCAAGGGTTATGACAAATCGATCAAACTTTTCCGAGTCATGGACATTCTCGGCTACACAGCCGACACACCCCTTAACAAAGAATCCTACCTCTCGCTCGCCCAAAAATGCCGCAATGAGATCCTCGAGAAATATGGCCGTACCGAAGAAGAAGTCCGTGAAATGATGCGTGATGACCCAGATACCCTCCTCACTTACTGCGGCTTTATCCGCTTCCTGGAGACAGACCTCCGCCACAGCCCGGTAGCAGCGCATGCCACCAGTGGCCAGAAGTACCGCAAGATTGTCAAGAAGGTCGCTATCAGTATGATGATCCGGGCAGAGTCGTTCACAAAGTTTTTGCAAGCTATGAAGCCCGAACATGTGCGGTTATCCATCCACCCGTCTAGCGGTAACGTCAAACTGTCTATTCCCCTGATTGTCCAAGGATCTGGTGACTTCCCCAAGTCGCCGTGGCATAGCTCCATTGCTGTGGCTCTTGACGGGACTTACACTACTGTCCACTCCAAGGCCGTGCGTGATACGCACCGATTGATGTACAAGGACGGACGGCCGTACTTCTACCGGGAGAAGTCCGAACTgtgggattgggaggatgaagatgttgTCTTCGAGGCGCAGTATCCGAATACCATGCTTCTTTACCCTAGGGCAGGCATTAAGAAGTCGCTTACCGAGGAGCAGTTGGATAAGGTAAAACAGTTGAGGGGTGTACACAAGGGTCCTGTCAAGGTGATCGGATTTGAGaatgcagcagcaggagcagcatAAAGAGTGCTTGTCGGCTTTGATTTCTTTTTGGCTTTTCTATTGTGTTTGCTTGTTTATATTTATTGTTTCTTAGGGACATCAATGTCAATAGAGTGTCTTCAATTTTGCATTTGAAGGCCTGTTTTATACTTAAATCTCCACTCCCTTAATATGCGAGGATTTAAATTAACACTATAAAGTTGGCAAACGGTAACATACTGTGGCTATACTCCTGGAAAACTCGTATATGGAAAAGTTTCTCCTTGGAGCCCTGGGTGAAATAGGGCTACTTCGTACGATCGGCCGTCAAGAATCATTTAAGTTACATCTTTATCAAAACGCATTTCATAGCCTCGGACTATGAACCCACCAAACTAGAAAATAAAACAATAACCGAGAACATCAAAATCAGTTCCGATAATGGGGCCTCGGGTATTATATGTCTCTTTTATAGCGTAAGGATGTTCAATACTAATGTTgcaggatatatatctatTTGGAACCCGAGTTAGAGATGAAATCTTCACAAAATGAACTATCGCTAGTTATGCATTGACGCTCATAACTCATAATCTAAAGTCGCAAACAAAACCAGACACGCTATTTACAAGCCCCATGCGACCGTGCAACTCCAATCTCATCCCAAATTCATCTTCATATTGATCTAAATGCCCGAATCAATCTGTTCAACGACGTTATACTTTGACCACCGATCCCAATCCTTACATGTCTGCTCCATATAAACAGGGATCTCCACATCCTCGATGTCCCTTGACTGCTCtagaatcatgatattgtAGCCCATACTGGCGTGCCACGCAATGTGGCAATGATATGACCACACACCTGGATTATCAGCTTCGAACTGAATTACCAGGTGTCCGTAGCGGCGTTGCATGTGTGTATCCCGACGGGTTGGATTACGTGGGTTGACGATTGTGCCATCCCAGGGACCGTCTCCTTCGGCAAGCACTTGAAAAGAGTGCCCATGAAGGTGCATAGGATGTGCCGATTGATAGACAGTATTCAGCACAATGCGAACGGTCTTGCTAGTTCCGAAGTCATAGACGTTCCAGTCCGGATCTGGGATTGAGAAATTGCCTTCGTTAGCGAGAAGGAGCAGCGGGTTGTTATAGTCTGTTCGCTGTGTTCGGTTGTTCATAGTCCACAAATGGtggcctgtttcgttggtgtacAGATCGACTTGGATTGTGGTTGTGATGTCGGGTTCTTTGAGGGCTTGGGGGAAGAACGGGACCGTTTTGTTCAGGTCGTCCTGTGGACCGTTAGTAATCAAAATTTCCATGGGGACGGTTCCAGTCCTACATTTCTGCATAAGAAGTCCTTGCGGTCAGCCTCTTTCACAGCGTCTGTGCTGTCAGTTGTCGGTTCCTGGATATCATCATTTCCCTCGTAGGACAGAACTGCCCATGCCATGGAAGTGTATGTATTGGAGCAATTGGTCGAAATGTTAGATCGGATCCAATAGGTTTCTCTCGGATCAGCATCTCCCATCACCAGAACATCAGTCCGCTGCGCAGCACCCAAAGTGACAACGTCCGCTTCATACGGCACAACGGGTACAAAGTCCTGTGCAATGACTTGCATTTTATGTCCGTCAATGCTGAAGTGAAGGAGCGCCGCAGCACCAATATTCATCAACCGCAGACGATGAACCTTACCAGGCTGGAACCGGAACTGCGCTAGTCCCGCGTCGTCAACGCACGTCGCATTTGT
This region of Aspergillus chevalieri M1 DNA, chromosome 4, nearly complete sequence genomic DNA includes:
- a CDS encoding uncharacterized protein (COG:G;~EggNog:ENOG410QDAJ;~InterPro:IPR020846,IPR011701,IPR036259;~TransMembrane:5 (i39-60o80-98i110-132o144-161i168-188o);~go_function: GO:0022857 - transmembrane transporter activity [Evidence IEA];~go_process: GO:0055085 - transmembrane transport [Evidence IEA]), which translates into the protein MASTSTSSSSLAAKEPFVSSESEETPAENTQTTVPEGSLLACSQVLVSHLIVVNGFGYFSSFGIFQSHWIDTLNRSNSDISWVGSLSLFLLFFLGTLSGPIMDRGYLRHLLVAGCGFQILGVFTTSAVSQYWQLLLSQGIVQGIGNGLLFTPCIALVSTYFTKRRAFALSLAACGAPVGGVVFPIVSLCT
- a CDS encoding isocyanide synthase family protein (COG:Q;~EggNog:ENOG410PVSI;~InterPro:IPR007817;~PFAM:PF05141), which gives rise to MASLSLPVERKLFNPLWWREMLFQWQSQSHKISSASDVDAGTPESKVVEVHQVNAPSKASSAYDFAKVPKDGVTITVTELESEDDLEVEEDRAVTIISEPEPTDWDKLASDILDVIGDYGLHTQPKDVDGPVTGWAGKSFFMDRVRTQVAKGHAIEMILPAFPWKSINQVDKVTGVLPDLGEELALSRLHQLCEDIKVVYPPGGEVHIATDGLLFDDVVGISDDNTWAYGDGLVQMAKSKGYDKSIKLFRVMDILGYTADTPLNKESYLSLAQKCRNEILEKYGRTEEEVREMMRDDPDTLLTYCGFIRFLETDLRHSPVAAHATSGQKYRKIVKKVAISMMIRAESFTKFLQAMKPEHVRLSIHPSSGNVKLSIPLIVQGSGDFPKSPWHSSIAVALDGTYTTVHSKAVRDTHRLMYKDGRPYFYREKSELWDWEDEDVVFEAQYPNTMLLYPRAGIKKSLTEEQLDKVKQLRGVHKGPVKVIGFENAAAGAA
- a CDS encoding uncharacterized protein (CAZy:AA1;~COG:Q;~EggNog:ENOG410PKCR;~InterPro:IPR008972,IPR011707,IPR011706,IPR001117;~PFAM:PF00394,PF07732,PF07731;~go_function: GO:0005507 - copper ion binding [Evidence IEA];~go_function: GO:0016491 - oxidoreductase activity [Evidence IEA];~go_process: GO:0055114 - oxidation-reduction process [Evidence IEA]), giving the protein MTTIIEALCCDTINRQTCMTLLCLNMKQLFSSLLFATAACAAKLSQGLTQAQTNGLSTWGTLDNPQFPDFLPSHDGSTDNPWENLSNKRRDNDPYPEVPYTGVTRYYYFEVARDILSPDGYEKNGIFVNGQFPGPAIEANWGDWVEVTVHNNITGPEEGTAMHWHGISQKGTQWADGVPGVSQCPIAPGSFFTYRFRASEYGTSWWHSHYSAQWTAGAFGPLIVYGPKHIPYDVDLGPIMLGDYYHRDYFEVVEDAASNSTDLNVYAPWSDNNLINGKNNYNCSMSKTNATCVDDAGLAQFRFQPGKVHRLRLMNIGAAALLHFSIDGHKMQVIAQDFVPVVPYEADVVTLGAAQRTDVLVMGDADPRETYWIRSNISTNCSNTYTSMAWAVLSYEGNDDIQEPTTDSTDAVKEADRKDFLCRNDDLNKTVPFFPQALKEPDITTTIQVDLYTNETGHHLWTMNNRTQRTDYNNPLLLLANEGNFSIPDPDWNVYDFGTSKTVRIVLNTVYQSAHPMHLHGHSFQVLAEGDGPWDGTIVNPRNPTRRDTHMQRRYGHLVIQFEADNPGVWSYHCHIAWHASMGYNIMILEQSRDIEDVEIPVYMEQTCKDWDRWSKYNVVEQIDSGI